In a single window of the Anaerotruncus rubiinfantis genome:
- a CDS encoding MarR family winged helix-turn-helix transcriptional regulator: MNDAIRLDWALHALQKQCLARLFFNHSIHFGQPPLLCTIKKLGSCSQNELARTLNVSPASIAVSLKRMEKSGYIQKMHDPNDLRSNRIALTAAGQEAACWSEDVLRDVTRQKFAGFTEEECGQLMHFFARMQQNLIDYKNQLETE; the protein is encoded by the coding sequence GTGAACGATGCAATCCGTTTGGACTGGGCGCTGCATGCCCTGCAAAAACAGTGCCTTGCCCGACTGTTTTTCAATCACAGTATCCATTTTGGCCAGCCGCCCCTGCTCTGCACGATCAAAAAGCTCGGCTCATGCAGCCAGAATGAGCTGGCGCGCACCCTGAATGTATCCCCCGCGTCGATCGCGGTTTCGCTCAAGCGGATGGAGAAATCCGGCTATATCCAGAAGATGCACGATCCGAACGACCTGCGTTCCAACCGCATCGCGCTGACCGCCGCGGGCCAGGAAGCCGCATGCTGGTCGGAAGACGTGCTGCGGGATGTAACCCGCCAGAAATTCGCTGGCTTCACCGAGGAGGAATGCGGCCAGCTTATGCATTTTTTTGCCAGAATGCAGCAAAATCTCATTGACTACAAAAATCAGCTCGAAACGGAGTGA
- a CDS encoding anti-sigma-I factor RsgI family protein codes for MKRSEIEASLRRAVSPSPDLLDRILKADAENGGNVVRFENIQPPKRKRRLVTAVGSAAAAFLICLGGLTAFVPRVDALVSIDVNPGVELSIDDKERVIKCEAAGADAEKVLGGMDLRKVQIDVATNAIIGSMFQNGYLSADRADNAILISVANKDVQKAEALQERLAGMVDGMLRESKTQARVYRQSETLDSGLEDLQKFADRYSISIGRADFIRKLIAKDPSLTAEELVTLPIKELARLISERGLNINDIVIVDDDDWDDDLDDKIEDTIDELNDRSGADDDRDDWIEDTDDNDDRDDDWDDDWDDDDRDDDDWDDNQDDDDREKYEQKSRPQNDDDDDDDDDDDDDGDDDDDDGDDDNDDD; via the coding sequence ATGAAACGCAGTGAGATTGAAGCGTCGCTTCGGCGCGCGGTTTCGCCATCCCCAGATCTCCTGGATCGGATTTTGAAAGCGGACGCGGAAAACGGCGGCAATGTGGTGCGGTTTGAAAATATTCAGCCGCCCAAACGAAAAAGGCGTTTGGTGACCGCGGTCGGTTCGGCAGCGGCGGCGTTCCTGATTTGCCTGGGCGGGCTGACGGCGTTTGTCCCACGGGTCGACGCGCTCGTGAGCATCGATGTGAATCCTGGCGTCGAGCTTTCGATCGATGATAAGGAGAGGGTGATCAAGTGTGAGGCAGCGGGTGCCGATGCAGAAAAGGTGCTCGGCGGGATGGATCTGCGCAAGGTGCAGATCGACGTGGCGACCAACGCGATTATCGGCTCGATGTTTCAAAACGGCTATCTCAGCGCCGATAGAGCCGACAATGCAATCCTGATTTCGGTTGCAAATAAGGATGTACAGAAGGCCGAAGCGCTCCAGGAGCGGCTTGCCGGCATGGTGGATGGGATGCTGCGGGAAAGTAAAACGCAGGCGAGGGTCTACCGCCAGAGCGAAACGCTGGACAGCGGTCTTGAAGATTTGCAGAAGTTTGCCGACCGGTACAGCATCTCAATCGGCCGCGCGGATTTTATCCGGAAGTTGATCGCGAAGGACCCGTCGCTTACCGCCGAAGAGCTTGTCACGCTGCCGATTAAGGAATTGGCAAGGCTCATTTCCGAACGCGGCCTCAACATCAACGATATCGTGATCGTGGATGATGATGACTGGGATGACGACCTCGACGACAAGATCGAGGATACGATCGACGAACTGAACGACCGCAGCGGCGCGGATGACGACCGCGACGACTGGATCGAGGACACGGACGATAACGATGATCGGGACGACGATTGGGACGACGATTGGGACGATGACGATCGGGATGACGATGATTGGGACGACAACCAGGACGACGATGACCGTGAGAAATACGAACAAAAGAGCCGCCCTCAGAATGATGATGACGATGATGACGATGACGACGATGATGACGACGGCGACGACGATGATGACGACGGCGATGATGACAATGATGACGACTAA
- a CDS encoding ABC transporter ATP-binding protein, producing MRKILSYFSPYKKPIVIAVAFMLLDVVCEVIQPTLMSNIVGKGIQSGNIPYILGTGAIMILTALIAIVAGFGNARNSAIAGVGFAANLRRGLFEKVQQFSFKNIDDFSTASLATRLTNDVTLMQNSAIMGLRLMIRAPLMFIFAMIMAVRMNAELAVILCIIIPAVVLSLAFIIRKAMPLFDKMQGRVDALNGSVQENLTNVRVVKSFVRQDYEKEKFETANNRLMEASLRAMNVVIFNMPVLMFIMNMSAVSVIWFGGGQVIEGSLNVAEMTAFINYIFQILMSLMMLSMMFILFSRASASFKRAREVLETEIDLTDSENAESAPKIRGDVEFDHVSFKYAAEHEEYILKDISFTAKAGEVIAIIGGTGAGKSSLVQLIPRLYDATEGAVRIDGKDVRGYTVESLRSQIGVVLQKNTLFSGTIAQNLRWGNPHATDEEIVEAAKAAQAHDFIESFPNGYDTWIEQGGVNVSGGQKQRLCIARAMLKKPPILILDDSTSAVDTATEQRIRQAFDTTLKDTTTFIIAQRISSVKDADKIIILSDGKVSAIGTHDELLKNNEEYQEIYYSQQEKEATA from the coding sequence TTGCGGAAAATTCTTTCCTATTTTTCCCCTTATAAGAAGCCGATTGTCATCGCAGTCGCCTTCATGCTGCTCGACGTCGTCTGCGAAGTGATACAGCCCACCTTGATGTCGAATATCGTCGGAAAGGGCATCCAAAGCGGCAACATCCCCTATATCCTCGGTACCGGCGCCATCATGATCCTGACCGCGCTCATCGCGATTGTCGCGGGCTTCGGCAACGCGCGCAATTCCGCAATCGCGGGTGTCGGCTTCGCGGCAAACCTGCGTCGGGGACTTTTTGAAAAGGTACAGCAGTTCTCGTTTAAAAACATCGACGATTTCTCCACCGCGTCGCTCGCCACAAGGCTCACAAACGACGTCACCCTCATGCAGAACTCCGCCATCATGGGGCTGAGGCTGATGATCCGCGCGCCGCTCATGTTCATCTTCGCGATGATCATGGCGGTCCGGATGAACGCCGAACTGGCCGTGATCCTCTGCATTATCATCCCGGCGGTCGTGCTCTCGCTCGCCTTTATCATCCGCAAAGCCATGCCGCTTTTTGACAAGATGCAGGGCCGGGTCGACGCGCTCAACGGCAGCGTGCAGGAAAACCTCACCAATGTGCGCGTCGTCAAGTCCTTCGTCCGCCAGGACTACGAAAAGGAAAAGTTTGAAACCGCCAACAACAGGCTGATGGAAGCCTCTCTGCGTGCGATGAACGTGGTCATCTTCAACATGCCGGTGCTCATGTTCATCATGAATATGTCCGCCGTCTCGGTCATCTGGTTCGGCGGCGGTCAGGTCATTGAGGGCAGCCTCAATGTGGCCGAAATGACCGCCTTCATCAACTACATCTTTCAGATCCTCATGAGCCTCATGATGCTTTCGATGATGTTCATCCTCTTCTCCCGCGCGTCCGCTTCCTTCAAGCGCGCCCGCGAGGTGCTCGAAACCGAGATCGACCTCACCGACAGCGAAAACGCTGAAAGCGCGCCAAAAATCCGCGGCGACGTGGAATTCGACCACGTTTCGTTCAAATATGCGGCGGAACATGAAGAATACATCCTGAAGGATATCTCCTTCACCGCGAAGGCCGGCGAGGTCATCGCGATCATTGGAGGCACCGGCGCGGGCAAGAGCTCGCTCGTGCAGCTCATCCCGCGGCTTTACGACGCAACCGAAGGCGCAGTGCGCATCGATGGGAAGGACGTGCGCGGCTACACTGTCGAATCCCTGCGCAGCCAGATTGGCGTGGTACTCCAGAAGAATACCCTCTTCTCCGGCACCATTGCACAAAATCTGCGCTGGGGCAACCCGCACGCCACCGATGAGGAGATTGTCGAGGCCGCGAAGGCCGCTCAGGCGCACGACTTCATCGAATCTTTCCCGAACGGTTATGACACCTGGATCGAACAGGGCGGCGTAAATGTCTCAGGCGGGCAGAAACAGCGGCTCTGTATCGCGCGCGCCATGCTCAAAAAACCGCCGATCCTGATCCTCGACGACAGTACCAGCGCGGTTGACACCGCAACCGAACAGCGCATCCGCCAGGCGTTCGACACCACACTGAAGGACACCACCACCTTCATCATCGCGCAGCGTATCTCGTCGGTGAAGGACGCGGATAAGATCATCATCCTTTCGGATGGGAAGGTCAGTGCGATCGGTACGCACGACGAGCTGCTCAAAAATAACGAGGAGTACCAGGAGATCTATTACTCCCAGCAGGAAAAGGAGGCGACTGCGTAA
- a CDS encoding RNA polymerase sigma factor, producing the protein MLLFATIQTETKPPALTDEMMLLVAQGDGDAFARLYHATQQAVYCLLLSIVKNHALAEDLMQDTYLSVKRSIGSYQPRGKPLAWIFTVAKNLAYMELRKKRETADFADYENFLTKDDTVSSVDKLVLQKTLEILEDRDRQIVLLHAVAGLKFREVAAQLEMPIGSALSAYNRAIKKLQKAMKEAGY; encoded by the coding sequence ATGCTGTTGTTCGCCACCATCCAGACTGAAACAAAACCACCCGCGCTGACCGATGAGATGATGCTTCTGGTCGCGCAGGGCGATGGCGACGCATTCGCACGCCTTTATCATGCGACCCAGCAGGCGGTCTACTGTCTGCTGCTTTCGATTGTCAAAAACCACGCGCTCGCCGAGGACCTGATGCAGGACACCTATCTTTCGGTGAAGCGTTCGATCGGCTCCTACCAGCCGCGCGGCAAGCCGCTGGCATGGATTTTTACGGTTGCAAAGAACTTGGCTTATATGGAACTGCGCAAAAAGCGGGAAACCGCCGATTTTGCGGATTATGAAAATTTTCTAACGAAAGACGATACCGTTTCGAGCGTCGATAAACTGGTGCTGCAAAAGACGCTGGAAATTCTTGAGGACCGCGACCGGCAGATCGTGCTGCTGCACGCGGTGGCCGGGCTCAAGTTCCGGGAGGTCGCCGCACAGCTTGAAATGCCGATCGGTTCGGCGCTTTCAGCCTACAACCGGGCGATCAAAAAATTACAGAAAGCGATGAAGGAGGCGGGATACTGA
- a CDS encoding M23/M56 family metallopeptidase, with protein MTAFFFEKILPLTLAGSAVALLALLFSPFARRKFSCRWNYYSWAAALLLFLIPFALPVRSAAHTAAAVPEWTAAIPFAVPDFAAAAQASAISAIPWQTVFAAIWLAGTAALGIRYLVAAARFYRELKKACVPAEEPEIQNLFAACKKELQIRRSIPLSLCGKVSSPMLVGLFRPRIVLPDTALRPQEYRLVFLHELTHYRHADLFYKAAALVVCTLHWFNPLAWIVLKRVNLLCELACDESLVRGMEREERRNYGMAILNIMGDTRFAPPVSSAFSLQKEQLRQRLSRIMDGQKSTRLLVCAGVFAAALLLFVGVSVSSFVLADRDGEAVVIGGADGPTAVFTVSTKSEELPDELIGQVMASIKFDTEQGLIRYGLPAGADKIRAEKGWRIELVIAGRRAGGNYQEFLREKDLQGGSINFCTVDLHEMESCWTEITLYDRDGIFLVRAAVPWEPGQQSDPIPALKTFYDQLGASAGDTIRLTSGDGASGTMVLPDLDVVSDLPAAQSLLLQLTTAPVVELIGKTDGSVLAVRTNPKLEMETSRLRLPVPLPQNRAVSISITAIQNGKETAAETIQPEDADQWSPALAGKGRETVEIQLDGAPYKVYEVDFVQRSYLLTGDGSADTALPPDDGIYTGEALDISLQKPVDNAYVSAGFQSYHGHTGIDLAAEKGTEIRAAADGVVLTSKYSVYGYGNYLIIDHGNGIQTLYAQCDELAAEAGDKVEQGQLIATVGRTGNATGNHLHFELRCNGRYVDPTAYFI; from the coding sequence AGCCATTCCGTTTGCCGTCCCGGATTTTGCGGCAGCGGCGCAGGCCTCCGCGATTTCCGCCATCCCCTGGCAGACGGTTTTTGCGGCAATTTGGCTTGCCGGAACCGCGGCGCTGGGTATAAGATATCTCGTCGCCGCCGCACGTTTTTACCGGGAGCTGAAAAAAGCCTGCGTGCCGGCCGAAGAACCGGAAATCCAAAACCTTTTCGCAGCCTGCAAAAAAGAGCTGCAAATTCGCCGCAGCATCCCGCTCTCTCTTTGCGGAAAGGTTTCCTCCCCGATGCTTGTGGGGCTTTTCCGACCGCGCATTGTCCTGCCTGACACGGCGCTTCGTCCGCAGGAATACCGGCTGGTCTTTCTGCACGAGCTGACCCATTACCGGCATGCCGATCTCTTTTATAAAGCGGCGGCACTTGTGGTCTGCACGCTGCACTGGTTCAACCCGCTCGCCTGGATCGTCCTGAAACGGGTAAACCTTCTCTGCGAACTCGCCTGCGACGAATCGCTTGTGCGCGGCATGGAACGCGAGGAACGCCGCAATTACGGGATGGCCATCCTCAATATCATGGGCGACACACGGTTTGCGCCCCCGGTTTCCTCCGCCTTCAGCCTGCAGAAGGAACAGCTCCGACAGCGGCTTTCCCGCATCATGGACGGCCAAAAATCCACCCGTCTGCTTGTCTGCGCCGGGGTTTTCGCCGCCGCGCTGCTGCTATTTGTCGGTGTTTCGGTTTCCTCTTTCGTGCTTGCGGACAGGGACGGAGAGGCAGTCGTCATCGGCGGAGCGGACGGTCCCACCGCCGTCTTCACCGTCTCAACGAAATCGGAGGAACTGCCCGACGAATTGATTGGGCAGGTGATGGCTTCGATCAAATTCGATACCGAGCAGGGGCTTATCCGGTACGGCCTGCCCGCTGGCGCGGATAAAATCCGCGCTGAAAAGGGCTGGCGGATAGAGTTGGTAATCGCCGGCCGGCGCGCCGGCGGAAACTATCAGGAATTCTTACGCGAAAAGGATTTACAGGGCGGCTCCATCAACTTCTGCACGGTGGACTTGCATGAAATGGAATCCTGCTGGACGGAAATCACCCTCTATGACAGGGACGGAATTTTCCTCGTGCGCGCCGCCGTGCCGTGGGAACCCGGCCAGCAATCCGATCCGATCCCTGCGCTCAAAACCTTCTATGACCAACTTGGCGCTTCGGCGGGCGACACCATCCGGCTCACCAGCGGCGACGGCGCGTCCGGCACGATGGTCCTGCCCGACCTGGACGTGGTCTCCGACCTTCCCGCCGCCCAGAGCCTGCTTTTACAGCTGACCACCGCGCCAGTGGTAGAACTCATCGGCAAAACCGACGGTTCGGTTTTGGCCGTCCGCACCAATCCCAAGCTGGAGATGGAAACCTCCCGACTGCGTCTGCCAGTTCCGCTGCCGCAAAACCGCGCTGTTTCCATCTCGATTACCGCAATCCAGAACGGCAAAGAAACGGCTGCTGAAACGATCCAGCCGGAGGATGCAGACCAGTGGTCACCGGCGCTCGCCGGAAAAGGGCGCGAAACGGTCGAAATCCAGCTCGACGGCGCGCCGTATAAGGTTTATGAGGTGGATTTCGTCCAGCGCAGCTACCTGCTCACCGGGGATGGCAGCGCGGACACGGCCCTGCCGCCGGACGACGGGATCTATACCGGTGAAGCACTTGACATCAGCCTGCAAAAACCGGTGGACAACGCATATGTCAGCGCCGGGTTCCAATCCTATCACGGCCATACGGGGATCGACCTCGCGGCGGAAAAAGGGACGGAGATCCGCGCGGCCGCGGACGGGGTCGTCCTCACGAGCAAATATTCCGTGTACGGCTATGGGAACTATCTGATCATCGACCATGGGAACGGCATCCAGACCCTTTACGCACAGTGTGACGAACTTGCCGCCGAAGCCGGCGATAAGGTGGAGCAGGGGCAGTTGATCGCCACCGTCGGGCGCACGGGAAACGCCACCGGAAACCATCTGCATTTTGAGCTGCGCTGCAACGGACGGTATGTGGACCCGACTGCATATTTTATTTGA
- a CDS encoding ABC transporter ATP-binding protein: MPGPHKQSAMQKPKNFKLSIAFVWGYLKRRKVLLILAGFMVFLNIGASLAGTAMLQPIIDNFLQPVHEITATQRYAGLASGVLTLLCIYLVSVAASYLQSKLMLNVTQGSINDLRRELFDHLQELSVRYYDTHTHGEMMSRFSNDVDTLNDALSNSLTSLFSSVITLAGILGLMLSKSIPLTILTLAMAPLMLFVAGRLMKRSSKYFIAQQANLGKVNGYVEEIITGQKVVKVFCHEPDAVEEFNRLNGELQEAATTAQSYSGLMMPVMMNITTINYALVAVIGGVLSVFGIMSVGALVVFLQLTRQFGRPITEASSQYNAVITAIAGAERIYEVMREPAEEPDPPHAADLVQAGHDYFWQRYHEDGTPADRVPVAGDVRFSDVTFGYVPEKTILKNISLYAKPGQKIAFVGSTGAGKTTIINLLTRFYDIEHGTITIDGIDLRAIKKDSLRRAMSVVLQDTHLFTGTVRENIRYGRPAATDQEIEDAAKLASAHSFISRLPHGYDTVIEGDGANLSQGQRQLLNIARAAVADAPVLILDEATSSVDTRTERHIEHGLDRLMKGRTTFVIAHRLSTVRNSNAIMVMEQGQIIERGNHEDLIAEHGRYYQLYTGVAELD, encoded by the coding sequence ATGCCGGGACCGCATAAACAATCGGCCATGCAGAAGCCGAAAAACTTTAAGCTTTCGATCGCCTTCGTCTGGGGTTACCTGAAACGCCGCAAGGTCCTGCTCATCCTGGCGGGCTTCATGGTGTTTCTCAATATCGGCGCTTCCTTGGCCGGAACCGCCATGCTCCAGCCCATCATCGACAATTTCCTGCAGCCGGTTCATGAAATTACCGCCACGCAGCGGTACGCGGGACTCGCGTCCGGTGTTCTCACGCTACTGTGTATCTATCTGGTTTCGGTGGCTGCAAGCTATCTGCAATCGAAACTGATGCTGAACGTCACCCAGGGGTCCATCAACGACCTGCGCCGGGAACTTTTTGACCATCTGCAGGAGCTCTCGGTGCGCTATTATGATACCCATACCCACGGCGAGATGATGAGCCGTTTTTCCAACGACGTGGACACCCTCAATGACGCGCTCTCGAACTCGCTTACCTCCCTCTTCTCGAGCGTTATCACCCTGGCGGGCATCCTGGGGCTCATGCTTTCGAAAAGCATCCCGCTCACCATCCTCACCCTTGCGATGGCGCCGCTGATGCTGTTTGTGGCGGGCCGGCTCATGAAGCGCAGCAGCAAGTACTTTATCGCCCAACAGGCGAATCTCGGAAAGGTCAACGGCTACGTCGAGGAGATCATCACCGGCCAGAAGGTCGTCAAGGTCTTCTGCCATGAGCCAGACGCGGTGGAGGAATTCAACCGCCTCAACGGCGAACTGCAGGAGGCGGCGACCACCGCGCAGAGCTATTCCGGTCTCATGATGCCGGTCATGATGAACATCACCACCATCAACTATGCGCTCGTCGCGGTCATCGGCGGCGTATTGTCGGTCTTCGGCATCATGAGCGTGGGCGCGCTGGTCGTCTTTCTGCAGCTCACCCGCCAGTTCGGCCGCCCGATCACCGAGGCTTCCAGCCAGTATAACGCGGTCATCACCGCGATCGCGGGCGCTGAACGGATTTATGAGGTCATGCGGGAACCCGCTGAAGAACCTGATCCGCCGCATGCGGCTGACCTTGTGCAGGCTGGCCATGACTATTTCTGGCAGCGCTACCACGAGGATGGGACCCCCGCGGACCGGGTGCCGGTCGCAGGAGACGTGCGCTTTTCCGATGTGACTTTTGGCTACGTCCCGGAAAAGACGATTCTCAAGAACATCTCGCTCTATGCGAAACCCGGCCAGAAAATTGCCTTCGTCGGCTCCACCGGCGCGGGCAAAACCACCATTATCAACCTGCTCACCCGCTTTTATGATATTGAACACGGCACCATCACAATCGATGGGATCGATCTGCGTGCGATCAAAAAAGACAGCCTGCGCCGTGCCATGTCGGTGGTCCTGCAGGACACCCACCTCTTCACCGGAACCGTGCGGGAAAATATCCGTTACGGGCGGCCCGCCGCCACCGATCAGGAGATTGAGGACGCTGCGAAGCTGGCCTCCGCGCATTCGTTTATCTCCCGCCTTCCGCACGGCTATGACACGGTGATCGAAGGCGACGGCGCGAACCTTTCCCAGGGACAGCGCCAGCTTCTGAACATTGCGCGCGCCGCAGTAGCCGACGCGCCGGTGCTCATTCTCGACGAGGCGACCAGCTCGGTTGATACGCGCACCGAGCGCCATATCGAACATGGACTCGACCGGCTGATGAAAGGCCGTACCACCTTTGTGATCGCGCACCGTCTGTCGACCGTGCGCAACTCCAACGCCATCATGGTGATGGAGCAGGGCCAGATCATCGAACGCGGCAACCACGAGGACCTGATCGCGGAACATGGGCGTTACTACCAGCTTTACACCGGCGTGGCCGAACTCGACTAA